The stretch of DNA TCCGGGTCCTACGCATACGCCAAGCTCAGGATGAACCTGACGCGCCTCGGCCTCTACAACTGGGAGTCCGACGTCCTCGTGGGGCTCACGGTCAGGGTCTACAGGACCCCCGTCAGCTACAGTCTCCCCTCTTCTAGCTCAAAAGGGAACGTGTCGTTGACGATCAACGTCCTGTTCGACAGGGGGGAGTACTACGGGAACCTCCTCGCCAAGGGCTGGGTCGAGATCTACTACCCGGAGAAGGTCGGGAGCACCTACACGGGTAGGTGGCTCAAGGCTACGATAAAGGACGTCCGCTACGACGGCATGGGCAACTACACCATAACGTTCGAGCCCTACGTGGACATTCTCACAGACCCCCTAAACGGCCAGCGCTACGTCCCTGTGATGGTCGTCGTCTCGGACGAGAGGGGTGTACTCGTCGAGGCCTCAGCGTACAACTACATAGGCTTCGCCATCCAGAAGAACACCCCCAGCATCCTCTACTACTACAACTCCACCACAAGGAGCTACGCTCAGGTCCCGAGAAACAGCACGACGCCTTTCGAGGTCTACACGCTGGAGATGAGCTCCAACCTCTCCCTATACTGGCTGGGCAACAGGCTTACAGTCGATCCCAGCCTCAAGCTGCCGCCTTTCCCGATTATGCCGATAAAGCAGATTAGAGTAAACGCGACCCTCGATGGCACGCGCAACACGCTTAGGGAGGTTCCCATACAGTACGAGAACTGGACCACGGTGAGTTGGTACGGCGTGAATGTTGACGTCCCGGTGGGCCTCGCGGATCCTCAGATGGACTTCGTGAAGGGCGATAGGTTCAACACCAGGCTGGTTTTCCAAGCCTCATACCCAAGCGTTACCCTGAAAGAGCAACTGGTGGTGCTGTGGTGGAGCGACGACCTGGACGCCGAGCCAGCATCCTATCCCACCCAGATAAAGTTCTACTACAACCAGACGCATAAGGACGTCTGGCACCCGCTCTACGACGTAGAGTTCGTAGACACGGAGCACCAACAGGCTAGAAACTACTACAACTACTATGGGGTGGCCGCGTTGGTGCTCAGGGACTCCTACACTGGAGGCGCATTTGGCCCCTACAACCTCCACGCATTCGATGTGTACGGCTCATCCTTAGGGAGGTACAGGCCTTACGGGAAGTGGGAAATTTACTACCAGTACATGAGGTACAGCTGGATACAGGCGCCCATCCGGATATTCGCGGTCCTTAACACCACCCGCGTTGGAAACGTGTACAGTAGCGGTGACATAAGGAGCGATTACTACTACACGCTTGCCATCGTCCAGATCGTGAACAACACCCGGTACATACCGGTCACCACGTACATCTACTGGAGCACAACGCGTAGCGGTGAAGGGTACTGGCTGGCGTCAATGATGGGTGCTGGGCAGGCTGATCGCTTCGTCTACCTGAACTGGTCGCAGACGAGCTCAAGGATAAACTCTACCTCATCGACACCCTTTGCATGGGGAACCGACCAAGACGGTAGATCCGACAGCGTGTACCACTTATCCAATCCGGGCTTCCTCCTGGCGATGTGGGGGAGCGGCTTCGGCAGGGCGCTCTACCTGAACATCAAAGGTCTTCAAACCTTCTACGCCGTGGGTAGGAATGAAATGTTCGCTTGCACAATGACGGCTCCAGGTGGCGCAAAGCAGGGCTCCCTGGAGTACGTGCTGTGGCCCTACTACAACTCCTATACTGTGAACTCTGGAACAAGACTGAACTTCACAACAGTGATCTTCGACTTCAGGTTGAGTGGCACTGGCTGGATAAGTTGCACCGGTGACAGTTGCTGGAAAAACGCCTACATATACGCTCCCATGTTCCTCGAAAAGTACGCTCCATCGGTTGCACCTCCTTGATCTTCCCGTTTGCTTTATAACTCTGTGTGAATTTTTAGTTTTTCTTTCCCATTTTTCATCTATTTGACACAATTCTGCTGCGTATTTCATTGCAATGTCCTGACATTCCAATATCTAAAGGACAAATGTAAGTAAATCAACTAGACCCTTACCTAGCTCAGGCCACTGCCTCAAAAAATCAGTTACCTAGGGGCCGTGGGCTAGCGGCCCGCTTTTCCCGCTACCCCGGGTGAGGTTACCGCCGCCTCCAAACGGCCCCATGCACTGGCATTCAGTGGAGGTATTTATGCTCTTCTCAAGCTAGGTAATATATCTTTCACGAAGCACTCTTTTAATCATGTAAACTTTTCAGCAAGAAGTCGGCCAGGGCCTTAGCGGCTCGGGTCCTGTGCGAGTAAGCGTTTTTTTCCTCGACAGTCATCTCCGCGAAGGTCCTGCTGGAGCCGAGGGGCTGGAAGATCGGGTCGAAGCCGAAGCCTCTCTCGCCGCGGGGCTCGCTGGTTATCGTGCCTTCAATCTCGCCCCTGAACGCCAGAGTCTTCCCGTCAGGCATCTTAACGGCGATCACCGAGACGAAGGAGGCCCTGCGGTCGCTCACCCCCTCCAGGAGCCTTAGCACCCCGCGTATGCCTATTGTCTCGTAGACGTAGTGGCTGTAGGGGCCCGGGAAACCCCGTAGCGCGCGGATGAAGAGGCCGGCGTCCTCGACCGCCACGGGCGCGTCCATCTCCCTTAAGCTACGGGCCGCTGTGAGGGCGATCTCCTCTAGATTGCTCGACTGTATCTCGAGCTTCGGCAGAGGGACCTGCACCACTCTTATCCCGTAGGGGGCCAGCGCGAGCTCGATCTCCTCCACCTTGTGCCTGTTCGATGTCGCGATGTACAGCCTCATACCTCGTGCCTGCAGGGGCAGGCCTCTGATATAGTTTGCCGCGTACGAAAAGAATATTATCCATTCGACATATCCTTTTAGCGGTATGTACACCCTTCCCAAGGTTCAGCACCGCGACGCCCCCTCGCTGCGCGAAGCCCTGTGGTGCCTGGCGAACGGCGCGCCGCTGGAGTGCTCGCCATGCGACGTGCGGGGCGTGGCCCGCATACTGTTCCATGTTCAGGGCTGCAGGGACGGCAGGTTCAGGACCGTCCCCTCGGCCGGTGCAACCTACCCGCTGGAGCTGTACGTTTACTCGAGGAACGTGCTCCTCCCCTTGGACCAGGGCGTCTACAGGTACAGGCCCTGCAGCTCAGCACTCGAACCCGTGGGGGGTGTCGGCGCGGCCTTCGAGGGCTTCGCCTTAAGTAGCGTGAGCGAGAGGACGACCAGCTTCTACGGGCTGCGGGGCTACAGGTACGTGAGGCAGGAGGTCGGCCACGCCCTTCAGAACCTCTACCTCTCACTAGTCAGCCACGGCTTCTCCTTCGCGACCCGCCTCCAGAGCCTGAAGCTAGAGGAGCTCGTGGGAGAGACCCGGGTCGCGGAAGTGGAGGTGCAGAGGGCTACCAGCTACTGCAGGGGCTTCCTCCTGGAGCGCGGCGAACCGCTGGACAAGGTCATAGCCTCGAGGAGCAGCATCCGCACCTACAGGAAAGAGGGGGTCTCGGAGGAGCAGCTGCTCACCCTGCTCAAGTGGTCTGCGGGGAACGTCGTCGAGGGCGGCAGGCCGTACCCCAAGCTCTTCTCGGACTACCTCGTGGAAACCTACGTCTTCGCCAGGAGCGTGAAGGGCCTGGAGCGGGGAGTCTACTTCTTCGAGCCCAGCACAGCGGAGCTAGAGCCTGTCAAGCTGGGGGACATCTCCGAGGAGCTGTGGAGACACTCCCTGCGGCAGCCCAGCGTGCTGAAAGCACCTGCAGTGGTGATCCTGGCCGGCGAAGGGGTTGAGGCGGAGGTTGAGTGCGGGCTTGTGGGGCAGAACATCTACCTAAACGCCACCCACGACGGCCTCGGAACGGTCGCTATAGGGGCGTTCGACGACGAGGGGGTAGCTAGAGTCACGGGGGTTGAGAACCCGCTCTACCTGATGCCCGTCGGCAAGCCAGCTTAGCCCATCACTCAGATACGCCCGGCGCGCTCACGCTTCACGCTTATTCCAGGCGTCTCTCCAGGTCTTATGGCTTCGCGCTGCTGGAGCTCTCTTAACCCCTCCTCAGCCTTACCGAGAGCTGAGGGGATCTGCTGGGCGCGGGGATCCTGTTAACGTTAAAATACAGGTTTTGGCACGTAGTAAGTGTGGAGGTTTGGAAGTTGCCGCCCCGTGTCAAGGTTTTAGAGGCCCTCGGGTGTATAGGAGACGGTAGGATCGAGTTCACCGGTGAGCGAGAGGCTCGGGTTGTCGGCTCCGATGGGCAGAGGGTGTACAGGGTTGTGTGGGACGGGAAGCTGGGCATCGCCTCGAACGATAACGGCTCCGTCTACCGGGGCTACCTGGGCTACCCCTCGATAGCCTTCCTCATGCTCAAGGGGGTTCTACCATTCGACGCCAAGCTGGCAGAGGCGCTGAAGGGCATCCCGTGGAGGGAGCTGAACGAGAAGTTCAAGAGCTACAGGGACACTGAGAACTACGTCAAGGATGTTCTGCGCCAGCGGGGCGTGAGCTGGGCCTACGTCGAGGCGTTCGTGTCGAGGGTTTTGGGCGAGATCGAGAGGCTGAGGCCCTACAGAATTCAGATGTGAGGAGCAAACCCTCAAACGATACGTTTTTAAGCGCAGTGCTAATGTCCCCTGCAGAGAGATGGCTAAGGGAGTTAGCGTTAGGGTGGATAACGTAAGCAAAGTGTACAGGGACAAAGGCACCACCACAGCGCTGCGGGGAGTGACGCTCGAGGTGAACGCGGGCGAGCTCTTCAGCATCCTCGGGCCAAGCGGCTGCGGTAAGACGACCCTCTTAAGGATCATCGCCGGCCTTCTCAGCCCCGACAGCGGTAGGGTGTACTTCGACGGCGAGGACGTCACAGGCAAGCCTGCATATGAGAGGCCAATCGGTATGGTGTTCCAGGACCTCGCGCTCTTCCCACACCTGACAGTCTTCAAGAACGTTTCCTTCGGCCTCGAGGTCGCCGGGTGGCCGCAGGACAGGATCGAGAGGCGCGTGAGGGAAGTTTTAGAGCTGGTGCGCCTCCCGCCCGACGTGTTCGCCGGGAGGAAGATAAGCCAGCTCAGCGGCGGTCAGCAGCAGAGAGTGGCGCTGGCGAGGGCGCTCGCGAGGGAGCCCAGAGTCCTACTGCTCGACGAGCCGTTCAGCCACCTGGACTACAAGATAAGGGTGGAGCTGATACGCGAGCTTAAGAGGCTCCAGCGCGAGACCGGAGTCACGATGATCTACGTCACTCACGACCAGAACGAGGCGATGATGCTCTCCGACCGCCTAGCCTTGATGCGCGACGGCACTGTGCAACAGGTCGGCACACCCTTCGAGGTCTACACGAGCCCGGCAAACGAGTTCGTCGCCTCTTTCCTCGGGGAGGCGAACGCGATCACCGCTGAGGCTCGTGAGGGGATAGTCGAGTTCAAGGGGGTGAGCCTCGACCTTTCGCTCGTGTCCCCGGGACTCCGCGGCTACTCTGGGCCAGTGCTACTGCTCTTCAGGCCTGAAGACGTGAGGCTCTTCAAGGGCGAAGAGCCCGGCGTGGAGCTGGAGGCGGTCGTTGTCGAGAAGCTCTTCCTGGGCCCCCTCGTGAAAGTCCTGCTTGACGGCTGGGGCGATTTGAAGATCGAGGCTTTAGCCACCACAAGGGAGGCGCTCGGCGTCACGGCGGGTGACAAGGTTAAGGTGTACGTTAGCTACTCCTCGCTAAAGGTGTTCACAGGGTAGCCTCTGGAATGAAGAAGGGCGCTCTCTCCCTCCTCTCATCGCTACCGCTCCTCTACGTCCTCGTAACGTTCTATCTCCCGCTGATACTGATGTTCGCCGAGAGCTTGAGAAGCGGGGGCCCGGCCCTCTACGCGAGTGTTCTGGCGAACACGGACTATGTCTCGATCATGCTCTATTCGGCAGGGGTCGCGCTGGCCACAACCCTGGCCACTCTCCTCGTGGCCGCTCCCGCCGCATACTATATAGCCTTCATGGTTGAAGGGGACGAGGCTAAAAACAGGCTTCTGGTTGCGTTCACGGTGCCTATGCTCGTAAACTTCCTGTTAAGGGCCTATGCTCTGATGAACATATTCTCCCTCATAGGTCTCGCCAACACGCTTACAGGGATGGTAATAGGCATGGTCTACGAGTACCTACCCTACATGCTGCTACCGATATACTCCACCTTCGAGCGGATCGAGAAGAGGCTGCTGGAGGCCGCTGAAACCCTCGGCGCAAGGCCTTGGCAGACCACCATCAGGATTACCCTGCCTCTCGCGGCTCCGGGGATAGCGGCGGGCGTTATCCTCGTGTTCCTGATGTCCCTGACAGAGTTCGTTGTGCCGGCTATGCTCGGGGGTGTTTACGGCTACACGGTAGGTTACCTAATATGGGACCTCTTCCTGAAGTACAGGAACTGGGCCGTGGGTTCGGCGCTGGCTTTCCTCGTTACTTTAACGAGCCTAGCCGCGGTCTATGTCTACGTGAAGTACGGTGGTGGCGGTGCTTAAGGAGGCGCTTAAGGTCTACACGGCCCTCCTCCTTGTAGCCGTTTACACGCCGATACTCTTCGTGGTCGCGCAGTCCTTCAACGCCGCGAAGTACCCTGGAGAATTTAGGGGTTTTACCCTGCAGTGGTACCTTGAGCTCGCAAGGGACACGGAGGTAGTCAACGCGGCGGTGAACGGCCTGGCGGTTGCGCTGCTCTCGTCGCTCCTCTCCACAGCCCTTGGGGGTATCGCCGCCTACTACTTCGCGCGCCGCGGGAGCTCATCCATCGTGGACAACTTCTTCTACACCCCTATAGTGATACCCGAGATCGTCGAGTCAGTGAGCCTGCTAATGCTCTACTACTACGTGGGAGCGGAGCTCGGCTTCTGGACCGTGCTGATAGGCCACACAGCATACAACATCTCCTACTCCTACGTGGCGCTCAAGCCTCAGTTCAGGATGACTTCGAGTAGCGTGGAGGACGCCGCTTACACGCTGGGAGCAAAGCCCTTCGACGTATTCGTGAGGGTTTACTTCCCGATGGCTCTACCGGGTATAATCTCCTCAATCCTCATAACCTTCTCCATGTCGTTCGACGACTTCGTGAAGACCGCCTTCACGACGGGGCCGGGCTTCAAGACCCTCCCGCTGGTGATATGGGCACGCGCCGCACGCGGAAGGGCCACGTCCGAGCTCAACGCGCTTGCGACCATACTCATAGCTATTTCACTGGTCACGAGCTACGTTTACACGAAGCAGGTTTTCGCAAAGAGAAAAGACTAAAATTTAAACTCTCTTGACTGCGGTGCTTATCCTCTCGACTACGGCCAGGGTATTCTCGTCGACGGGGCTTGTGAAGACCAGTTTGGCGCCTGAAGGTGGGTAGACCGCGGGGTTGCTGAGGACTTCTTCGGGGACAAGCCCCTTCAAGAAGTCCTTCCTAACGGGGCTCGGGTAGTATGTGTAGCTGACGTTTTTAGCGGCCACCTCCTTCTCCAGCAGGAAGTTGATCCACGCGTACGCCAGGTCCACCTCCCGCGCGTTGCGGGGGATGACCATGAAGTCTATCCAGATGAACGTGCCCTCCTTCGGGAGAACATAGCCCACCGAGCTCTCCTCGCTCTGAGCCTGGATCACATCACCGCTCCACGCTTGGGCCGCGTGCAGGTCCCCTTTGG from Infirmifilum sp. NZ encodes:
- a CDS encoding XTP/dITP diphosphatase; the protein is MRLYIATSNRHKVEEIELALAPYGIRVVQVPLPKLEIQSSNLEEIALTAARSLREMDAPVAVEDAGLFIRALRGFPGPYSHYVYETIGIRGVLRLLEGVSDRRASFVSVIAVKMPDGKTLAFRGEIEGTITSEPRGERGFGFDPIFQPLGSSRTFAEMTVEEKNAYSHRTRAAKALADFLLKSLHD
- a CDS encoding SagB/ThcOx family dehydrogenase, with translation MYTLPKVQHRDAPSLREALWCLANGAPLECSPCDVRGVARILFHVQGCRDGRFRTVPSAGATYPLELYVYSRNVLLPLDQGVYRYRPCSSALEPVGGVGAAFEGFALSSVSERTTSFYGLRGYRYVRQEVGHALQNLYLSLVSHGFSFATRLQSLKLEELVGETRVAEVEVQRATSYCRGFLLERGEPLDKVIASRSSIRTYRKEGVSEEQLLTLLKWSAGNVVEGGRPYPKLFSDYLVETYVFARSVKGLERGVYFFEPSTAELEPVKLGDISEELWRHSLRQPSVLKAPAVVILAGEGVEAEVECGLVGQNIYLNATHDGLGTVAIGAFDDEGVARVTGVENPLYLMPVGKPA
- a CDS encoding ABC transporter ATP-binding protein; protein product: MAKGVSVRVDNVSKVYRDKGTTTALRGVTLEVNAGELFSILGPSGCGKTTLLRIIAGLLSPDSGRVYFDGEDVTGKPAYERPIGMVFQDLALFPHLTVFKNVSFGLEVAGWPQDRIERRVREVLELVRLPPDVFAGRKISQLSGGQQQRVALARALAREPRVLLLDEPFSHLDYKIRVELIRELKRLQRETGVTMIYVTHDQNEAMMLSDRLALMRDGTVQQVGTPFEVYTSPANEFVASFLGEANAITAEAREGIVEFKGVSLDLSLVSPGLRGYSGPVLLLFRPEDVRLFKGEEPGVELEAVVVEKLFLGPLVKVLLDGWGDLKIEALATTREALGVTAGDKVKVYVSYSSLKVFTG
- a CDS encoding ABC transporter permease, with product MKKGALSLLSSLPLLYVLVTFYLPLILMFAESLRSGGPALYASVLANTDYVSIMLYSAGVALATTLATLLVAAPAAYYIAFMVEGDEAKNRLLVAFTVPMLVNFLLRAYALMNIFSLIGLANTLTGMVIGMVYEYLPYMLLPIYSTFERIEKRLLEAAETLGARPWQTTIRITLPLAAPGIAAGVILVFLMSLTEFVVPAMLGGVYGYTVGYLIWDLFLKYRNWAVGSALAFLVTLTSLAAVYVYVKYGGGGA
- a CDS encoding ABC transporter permease; its protein translation is MVAVLKEALKVYTALLLVAVYTPILFVVAQSFNAAKYPGEFRGFTLQWYLELARDTEVVNAAVNGLAVALLSSLLSTALGGIAAYYFARRGSSSIVDNFFYTPIVIPEIVESVSLLMLYYYVGAELGFWTVLIGHTAYNISYSYVALKPQFRMTSSSVEDAAYTLGAKPFDVFVRVYFPMALPGIISSILITFSMSFDDFVKTAFTTGPGFKTLPLVIWARAARGRATSELNALATILIAISLVTSYVYTKQVFAKRKD